From one Bacteroides intestinalis DSM 17393 genomic stretch:
- a CDS encoding exopolysaccharide biosynthesis polyprenyl glycosylphosphotransferase: MNIQSPLYNFPLQRKGNQFIKRTLDIIFASIVLILIYPLAYIIIGCCIKIMMPGKIIFSQKRHGQYGKVFTCYKFRSMLPNGEADIQQASHEDPRITPLGRFLRITSLDELPQFWNVLKGDMSIVGPRPHMLIHTEQYCNIIPEYNKRLMVKPGITGWAQIHNLRGETEKLDKMKKRVEYDIWYIEHWSFLLDLRIMLSTAKIIFR; this comes from the coding sequence ATGAATATACAGTCTCCATTATATAATTTTCCGCTGCAACGGAAAGGTAACCAATTTATAAAAAGAACTCTCGATATTATATTTGCATCGATAGTTTTGATTCTTATATATCCACTGGCTTATATCATTATTGGGTGTTGCATCAAAATAATGATGCCTGGTAAAATAATCTTTTCACAAAAAAGACATGGACAATATGGGAAAGTATTTACCTGTTATAAATTCCGTTCTATGTTGCCAAATGGTGAAGCTGATATACAGCAGGCATCTCATGAAGATCCGCGTATCACTCCTCTCGGGCGTTTCTTACGTATCACCAGTCTTGATGAATTACCTCAATTTTGGAATGTTCTCAAAGGAGATATGTCTATAGTAGGACCACGTCCTCATATGCTGATACACACGGAGCAATATTGCAATATTATTCCTGAATACAACAAAAGGCTTATGGTGAAACCGGGAATAACGGGCTGGGCACAGATACACAACTTGCGTGGTGAAACGGAAAAGTTAGACAAGATGAAGAAAAGAGTGGAATATGATATATGGTATATTGAGCATTGGTCATTCTTATTAGACCTAAGAATAATGCTGAGCACAGCGAAAATCATATTTCGATAA
- a CDS encoding glycosyltransferase family 4 protein, with protein sequence MKIVVTGTRGIPGIQGGVETHCQELYPLIADEQHEIIVIRRPNYAVDRSVQIYKQVAIKDISAPRSKHLEAFVHTFKAVIYARKVKADIVHIHAVGPALMTPVARLLGMKVVITHHGPDYDRDKWGRFAKWILCMGERAGVYYANHIIVISEHIRQIIYHQYSAKRNVTLIHNGVNVPTRVIGTEYLESLDLTEYGYVLAVGRFVKEKNLDQLVEAFTQLSSPSMKLVIAGDADFQDEYAQKLKEVCWKQKNICLTGFIKGDKLAQLYTYAKVFVLPSTHEGLPIALLEAMSYGCPVLASDIPANKEIGLPDECYFRNGDFTNLLHTLKEKIEISQSKRITYDLSSYSWHHIAQQTKEIYDSLIV encoded by the coding sequence ATGAAAATTGTTGTCACAGGTACCAGAGGTATTCCCGGCATACAGGGTGGGGTAGAGACACATTGTCAGGAACTCTATCCCTTGATTGCGGATGAACAACACGAGATCATCGTCATTCGTCGTCCCAACTATGCTGTGGATCGTTCTGTACAAATCTATAAACAAGTTGCTATTAAAGATATCAGCGCGCCCCGCAGCAAACACCTGGAAGCTTTTGTTCATACCTTTAAAGCTGTGATTTATGCTCGCAAAGTGAAAGCTGACATCGTTCATATTCATGCTGTGGGACCAGCTCTGATGACTCCTGTCGCGCGTTTGTTGGGTATGAAAGTCGTGATAACACATCATGGTCCCGATTATGACCGTGATAAATGGGGACGTTTTGCCAAGTGGATACTATGTATGGGAGAAAGAGCAGGAGTCTATTATGCCAATCATATAATTGTAATATCAGAACATATACGGCAAATAATATATCATCAGTATTCAGCAAAAAGAAACGTCACGCTGATACACAATGGAGTAAATGTACCAACGCGTGTAATTGGTACAGAATATCTTGAAAGTTTAGATTTGACAGAATATGGATATGTTTTGGCTGTAGGACGTTTTGTGAAAGAAAAAAACTTAGACCAACTGGTTGAAGCTTTCACGCAACTTTCTTCACCTTCTATGAAATTAGTAATAGCCGGAGATGCCGACTTTCAAGATGAATATGCTCAAAAGCTAAAAGAAGTATGTTGGAAACAGAAAAATATTTGCCTGACAGGTTTTATAAAAGGAGATAAACTAGCACAATTATATACATATGCAAAAGTATTTGTATTGCCATCCACCCACGAAGGTCTACCTATTGCATTGCTTGAAGCGATGAGCTATGGTTGCCCGGTACTGGCAAGTGATATTCCTGCCAACAAAGAAATAGGACTGCCTGATGAATGTTATTTCAGAAATGGCGATTTTACTAATTTGCTTCACACCCTAAAAGAAAAGATAGAAATATCTCAGAGCAAACGGATTACTTATGATCTATCATCTTATAGTTGGCATCACATTGCTCAACAGACTAAAGAAATCTATGATTCTTTAATTGTCTAA
- a CDS encoding radical SAM protein has protein sequence MKSAISLPTDMCIIVTYRCPMQCQMCNIWQNPTDQHQEITPMEMERLPKVKFMNITGGEPFVREDLEEIVEVAFRKSPRVVISTSGWFEERIIRLAEKFPKIGIRISIEGLSLKNDELRGRNGGFDKGLRTLLRLKEMGVKDIGFGITVSNSNSADMLSLYRLSRSLGMEFATAALHNSYYFHKTDNTITNQTEVCGNFSKLIEWQLKEKHPKSWFRAYFNWGLINYVKGQPRLLPCEAGLVNFFVDPYGDVYPCNGLESKYWKESMGNIRTMTSFEELWRSEQAEHIRSCVRNCPKNCWMVGTAAPVMKKYVAIPMKWVINQKIQSLLGHPINLENKEK, from the coding sequence ATGAAATCTGCTATAAGTTTGCCTACTGATATGTGTATCATCGTTACATACCGCTGCCCGATGCAGTGCCAGATGTGTAATATATGGCAAAATCCTACAGATCAGCACCAGGAGATAACTCCTATGGAAATGGAAAGACTTCCTAAAGTTAAGTTTATGAATATAACAGGAGGAGAACCATTTGTCCGGGAAGATCTTGAAGAGATTGTAGAAGTCGCATTCCGCAAATCTCCCCGTGTTGTTATATCTACTTCGGGATGGTTTGAAGAACGAATCATTCGTTTGGCCGAGAAATTTCCTAAAATAGGAATACGTATTAGTATCGAAGGGCTGTCTCTAAAAAATGATGAGCTCCGGGGGAGGAATGGAGGTTTTGATAAGGGGCTCCGCACCTTATTACGTCTTAAAGAAATGGGAGTGAAAGATATAGGTTTCGGCATTACGGTATCTAATTCTAATTCCGCCGATATGCTTTCTCTATATAGATTGTCACGTTCGTTGGGAATGGAGTTCGCAACTGCCGCCTTACATAATTCATATTATTTTCATAAAACAGATAACACAATTACTAACCAAACAGAAGTTTGTGGAAATTTCAGTAAACTGATAGAATGGCAACTAAAAGAGAAGCATCCCAAATCTTGGTTCCGTGCATATTTTAACTGGGGGTTAATCAATTATGTAAAAGGGCAACCACGATTACTCCCTTGCGAAGCTGGATTGGTTAACTTCTTTGTAGATCCGTACGGTGATGTTTATCCCTGTAACGGACTGGAAAGCAAATACTGGAAAGAAAGTATGGGAAATATCCGAACTATGACCTCCTTTGAAGAACTATGGAGAAGTGAACAGGCTGAACACATCAGAAGTTGTGTGCGTAATTGCCCTAAAAATTGCTGGATGGTAGGCACTGCTGCCCCTGTCATGAAGAAATACGTGGCAATTCCCATGAAATGGGTAATAAATCAAAAAATACAATCGTTATTGGGACATCCCATAAACTTGGAGAATAAAGAAAAATGA
- a CDS encoding glycosyltransferase has protein sequence MKILLVNKFLYLRGGDCIHTLNLGQMLRKMGHTVRFYAMDHSKNIENENRFFYAKEINFFSTKLSGKFEATRRILWGTGIENGVQKLLKDFHPDIVHLNNIHSYLSPLIVKLAQKQGIKVIWTLHDYKLICPTYNCLCKGKICEACFSNKTNIILRKCMKNNLLASVLAWGEAVNWNKNKLSAWTDIFICPSHFMAKKMQQGGYPADKLQVISNFIGEEQAEYIKNTTYPAQEKAYAYIGRLSREKGIDSLLKAASQLPYRLYIAGTGPLEVELKKKYTTNNIVFLGHLTMEDTINLLRKVCFTVIPSIWYENNPLSVIESLCCGTPVLGRDIGGIPELLESDNCNLLFTQDEELPALITKMFDTVVSNNRNELSATSLRRFSSEQYYRKWLKIVE, from the coding sequence ATGAAGATTCTACTTGTCAATAAATTCCTTTATCTTCGAGGCGGAGATTGCATTCATACCCTGAATCTTGGCCAGATGTTGCGCAAAATGGGACATACCGTTCGCTTCTATGCTATGGATCATTCAAAAAACATAGAAAATGAGAATAGATTTTTTTATGCAAAAGAAATTAATTTTTTTTCTACTAAGCTATCTGGTAAATTTGAAGCTACCAGACGTATCTTATGGGGAACAGGAATAGAAAATGGGGTCCAAAAATTATTGAAAGATTTTCATCCAGATATAGTACATTTAAATAATATTCATTCTTATCTTTCACCTCTGATCGTCAAACTTGCACAGAAACAGGGCATTAAAGTGATCTGGACACTTCATGATTACAAATTGATATGTCCAACCTATAATTGTCTTTGCAAAGGAAAAATTTGTGAGGCCTGCTTCAGTAATAAAACGAATATAATACTTCGTAAATGTATGAAGAATAATCTTTTAGCAAGTGTATTAGCATGGGGAGAAGCCGTAAATTGGAATAAGAATAAACTTTCTGCATGGACAGATATATTTATTTGTCCCAGTCACTTTATGGCAAAGAAAATGCAGCAAGGAGGTTATCCAGCAGATAAATTGCAAGTTATTAGTAACTTTATAGGGGAAGAACAAGCAGAATATATAAAAAATACAACTTATCCCGCACAAGAGAAGGCTTATGCATATATAGGACGGCTTTCAAGAGAAAAAGGAATTGATTCGCTTTTAAAGGCTGCATCCCAACTACCTTATAGACTATATATTGCAGGTACCGGTCCATTAGAAGTAGAGTTGAAGAAGAAATATACTACAAATAATATTGTATTCCTTGGACACTTGACAATGGAAGATACTATAAATCTTTTAAGAAAAGTGTGCTTTACTGTTATTCCATCAATTTGGTATGAAAATAATCCCCTCAGCGTAATTGAATCTCTATGCTGTGGTACTCCTGTATTAGGTCGAGATATTGGAGGAATACCTGAATTATTAGAATCAGATAACTGTAACCTTCTTTTTACACAAGATGAAGAATTGCCGGCACTTATCACTAAAATGTTTGATACGGTTGTCTCTAATAATCGAAATGAATTATCTGCCACTTCACTACGACGTTTTTCTAGTGAGCAATATTATCGAAAGTGGCTTAAGATTGTAGAATAA
- a CDS encoding glycosyltransferase — protein MKTVSVILASYNGEKYIKEQIDSILAQTYPIYEILIGDDGSADNTMSILNDYACKYGNIKIISSNGKHGVNYNFKRLMDTASGNYIAISDQDDIWFPEKIEIMMREIGTHVLAYSDAIPFSGMLIPYNKEQSVEFDSYIPENSIEDIMFNNVVSGHRMLVKKEFINEIHEWNFDVYYDWWLAISASYRNSIIYIPCPLVFWRRHDHSMTLLSPKREKKIFKVFKFIRRRHSYFQSLLKLFNDLGIENEKQLIIYKLAHKFASRSVCINLYGCFYYCIKIKSRLSYSTFIKPLKMWSK, from the coding sequence ATGAAAACCGTATCGGTCATACTTGCATCCTATAATGGCGAAAAATATATAAAAGAGCAAATAGATTCTATCCTTGCCCAAACTTACCCTATTTATGAAATACTAATAGGAGATGACGGAAGTGCGGATAATACGATGAGCATTTTAAATGATTATGCATGTAAATATGGGAATATTAAAATCATATCATCGAATGGCAAGCATGGAGTCAATTATAATTTTAAGCGATTAATGGATACTGCATCTGGCAACTATATCGCTATATCAGATCAAGATGACATATGGTTTCCTGAGAAAATAGAAATAATGATGAGAGAAATAGGAACTCATGTACTTGCCTATAGTGATGCTATACCTTTCTCTGGAATGCTCATTCCTTATAATAAAGAGCAAAGTGTTGAATTTGACTCATATATACCAGAAAATAGTATTGAAGATATCATGTTTAATAATGTAGTATCAGGACACCGAATGTTGGTAAAGAAGGAATTTATCAATGAAATTCATGAATGGAACTTTGATGTTTACTACGATTGGTGGTTAGCTATTTCAGCGTCATATCGCAATAGTATAATCTACATTCCTTGCCCTTTAGTTTTTTGGCGAAGACACGATCACTCTATGACACTTCTTAGCCCCAAGAGAGAGAAAAAAATATTTAAGGTGTTTAAATTTATAAGAAGAAGACATTCATATTTTCAATCTTTGCTAAAGCTATTCAATGATTTAGGTATTGAAAATGAGAAGCAGCTTATAATATATAAATTAGCCCATAAATTTGCCTCAAGATCTGTATGCATTAATCTATATGGTTGTTTTTACTATTGCATTAAGATAAAATCAAGACTATCATATAGTACCTTTATAAAACCACTAAAAATGTGGTCTAAATGA
- a CDS encoding glycosyltransferase, translated as MNYIVFDNFHDNNGYIVEALRKKGVDIEEIYSPDSKYKWIAWLKGVLNAILKSSSGDTLIFWYDFQGIIFWGVCKLLWTKRRIIILNLLLKNKPTFKNKIVSYLYKSALQANNVEATVTSLEYGEALNSQLRIKSSYMLLHDVYPFDEKEETEYKNYGTKVFCGGNNGRDWELAIKIGQSMPNVQFTLVMPTFIQKYYSKIKISDNIHILGNVSLVEFNKLLQESSIVMLPLNTDAPAGLIVIFQAASQQKTVITTSTPVTKEYIDNKTGVLCENNIDQFRKEIEYHLQHPDIAKAKGKALYNKLRSECSKELYTSKLYNILLHNENRIGHTCIL; from the coding sequence ATGAACTATATTGTTTTTGATAATTTCCATGATAATAATGGATATATAGTCGAAGCACTGAGAAAAAAGGGAGTCGACATAGAAGAAATATATTCTCCAGATAGCAAATATAAATGGATTGCATGGCTAAAAGGAGTATTGAATGCTATTCTAAAGTCTTCTTCTGGCGACACATTAATATTTTGGTATGATTTTCAGGGTATTATCTTTTGGGGGGTATGTAAACTACTTTGGACAAAAAGAAGAATCATAATTCTGAATCTCTTATTGAAAAACAAACCGACTTTCAAAAATAAAATTGTATCATACTTATATAAATCAGCATTACAAGCAAATAATGTAGAAGCCACAGTAACATCCCTAGAATATGGTGAAGCACTAAATAGTCAACTAAGAATTAAAAGTTCATATATGCTTTTGCATGATGTCTATCCTTTTGACGAAAAGGAAGAAACAGAATATAAAAACTATGGAACCAAAGTATTTTGTGGAGGAAATAATGGTAGAGATTGGGAGTTAGCTATAAAAATTGGTCAAAGTATGCCGAATGTACAATTTACTTTGGTTATGCCCACTTTTATTCAAAAATATTATTCAAAAATTAAAATATCCGATAATATACACATTTTGGGGAATGTATCATTGGTTGAGTTTAATAAATTGCTACAAGAGTCATCCATTGTAATGCTTCCACTTAATACTGATGCACCTGCAGGACTCATTGTTATATTCCAGGCTGCATCGCAACAGAAAACAGTCATAACAACATCCACTCCAGTAACCAAGGAATATATTGATAACAAAACAGGAGTACTTTGTGAAAACAATATTGACCAATTTAGAAAAGAGATAGAGTATCATTTGCAACACCCTGACATTGCTAAAGCGAAAGGAAAAGCGTTGTATAACAAACTAAGATCAGAGTGCTCAAAAGAACTATATACCAGTAAACTTTATAATATTTTACTTCATAATGAAAACCGTATCGGTCATACTTGCATCCTATAA
- a CDS encoding lipid II flippase MurJ produces the protein MKLNSETYKKGAIHSSFFSVLAKGVAFMQHLLIAYYFGANTGTDLYFYLFNLVIMIGGMIQTITTSILIPQSMLLRHSISTKAEMKYLNAFMYSFIFIIFLLIFLVSLGGDKVPELITNFPTDEIKKYISIYYASLILMILMATNLYLTEILVSFKFFSLPLVCNLLLNGGIIFALLLFNNTIGVVSMIYGSCIASVINIIILIILMRRKLQWKFFLVDFSVISSQWKSITGLAINQGVVIFSSTFPMYLLSYYQPGVITIINYAQKFIQAPLAWIQQFTAVLQIKLNNLKSNRKENEIYQSASQIAIRLFLLTLFTSLVIFLLRDFIAETLFGLGKMPIEAGNKLSHLIGLLTFSMPFTAMSLAYMKVFFTQGYIRQYISIMVFVNIISCIMYAVSIYYWQENGYGFVYIFIEMLTTLIIWLYLQKRLEKKIHHL, from the coding sequence ATGAAGTTGAACAGCGAAACATATAAAAAAGGTGCCATTCATTCATCTTTCTTTAGTGTGCTGGCTAAAGGGGTGGCATTCATGCAACATTTACTGATTGCTTATTATTTTGGTGCCAATACCGGAACTGACTTATATTTCTATTTATTTAATCTGGTAATAATGATAGGAGGAATGATACAGACAATTACAACTTCAATCCTCATACCACAATCTATGCTATTACGACATTCTATTTCTACAAAAGCTGAAATGAAATATCTGAATGCTTTTATGTATAGCTTTATCTTTATTATTTTCTTACTCATATTTCTTGTAAGTCTTGGAGGAGATAAAGTACCGGAATTAATAACCAATTTCCCAACAGATGAGATAAAAAAATACATATCTATTTATTATGCATCTCTTATATTGATGATACTTATGGCCACCAATCTGTATCTGACAGAAATATTAGTTTCATTCAAATTTTTTTCTTTACCTTTAGTTTGCAATTTGTTACTGAATGGAGGAATTATCTTTGCTTTACTATTATTTAATAATACAATAGGTGTCGTATCTATGATATATGGAAGCTGTATAGCCAGTGTAATTAATATAATAATACTAATTATTCTCATGAGGAGGAAGTTACAGTGGAAGTTCTTTTTAGTTGATTTTTCTGTTATTTCCTCCCAATGGAAATCCATAACTGGACTAGCTATTAATCAGGGAGTGGTCATTTTTTCTTCTACTTTTCCTATGTATTTGTTATCCTATTATCAACCGGGAGTCATAACCATAATCAATTATGCACAAAAATTCATCCAGGCTCCTTTAGCATGGATACAACAATTTACAGCAGTACTACAAATAAAACTCAATAATTTAAAAAGCAATAGGAAGGAAAATGAAATCTACCAATCAGCTTCTCAGATAGCAATTCGCTTATTCTTACTCACTTTGTTTACATCACTAGTAATATTCTTATTACGTGATTTCATTGCCGAAACTCTTTTTGGATTAGGGAAAATGCCTATCGAAGCAGGAAATAAACTATCTCATCTTATCGGTTTACTAACATTCAGTATGCCTTTTACAGCTATGAGTTTAGCCTATATGAAAGTATTTTTCACGCAGGGATATATTCGGCAATATATTAGTATTATGGTATTTGTAAATATCATATCTTGTATAATGTATGCCGTCTCCATTTATTATTGGCAAGAAAACGGATATGGTTTTGTATACATATTCATCGAAATGCTTACCACATTGATAATATGGCTCTATTTACAGAAACGATTAGAGAAGAAAATACATCATTTATAA
- a CDS encoding GumC family protein, whose protein sequence is MNDENIHIGKLLKQFLCYWKIYIPIGIICLITAICFLIVTPKEYEFTARMRLIGNNHGMMSELKMLKTSGISALLGGSTSGISIEDEIIVLTSRTNMTKAILQTNYQMEIRQQRGLKKVLLYGKDVPFTVLFPEQFLDTISEPVKIKMTLSNGMMQSAKIQSELFETMKVQDQSLPCRLQLPIGTIMLAPNSEISTFDKQTFNIKITPLQKVYEDLYKKITAGAEETISDIILLSFDNENKQRGRDFLNELMSVFNQYSRNVKVQEAELNAQFVRSRLDTITTELAYLEHKIETYKKLNNIPEPTLYAKVAMTGKQELESVILEIEARIKMMDYVVEYMQNPENEYASIPAFEGIGEKSIALYNQLVLDRERLLLASEKGNPALLLADKQLAEQRKMLLETIAATRNSIKASLNELNKKNHIFNSQLSELPTQEREYIEMKRQQKIKETIYLFLMQKLQEKSLINSPDEQAGRIVDAAYCSAKPVFPKKLIVLAIAFIIACILSLISIYLKVFVFTKR, encoded by the coding sequence ATGAATGACGAAAATATACATATTGGAAAGCTATTAAAACAGTTTCTTTGCTATTGGAAGATCTACATACCCATTGGAATTATCTGTCTGATTACCGCTATATGCTTTCTGATAGTCACACCTAAAGAATATGAATTTACTGCTCGGATGCGACTAATTGGCAACAACCATGGTATGATGTCTGAGTTGAAAATGTTAAAAACCAGTGGTATTAGTGCATTACTTGGGGGTAGTACTTCAGGCATTAGTATAGAAGATGAGATTATTGTACTAACATCACGTACTAACATGACCAAAGCCATTCTTCAAACTAATTACCAAATGGAGATACGGCAACAACGTGGTTTGAAGAAAGTATTACTTTATGGAAAAGATGTCCCCTTTACCGTTCTTTTTCCTGAACAGTTTTTAGATACTATCAGTGAACCGGTAAAGATAAAAATGACATTATCAAATGGAATGATGCAGTCAGCAAAAATTCAATCAGAGCTATTTGAAACCATGAAAGTGCAAGATCAATCTTTACCTTGTCGCTTACAGCTTCCGATTGGTACAATAATGCTTGCTCCCAATAGTGAGATTTCAACTTTTGACAAACAAACATTCAATATAAAGATCACTCCGTTGCAAAAAGTTTATGAAGATCTATATAAAAAGATAACAGCTGGGGCAGAAGAAACTATTTCTGATATCATATTATTGAGTTTTGACAACGAAAACAAACAGCGTGGACGTGATTTTCTGAATGAATTAATGTCTGTTTTCAATCAATACTCAAGAAATGTAAAAGTACAAGAAGCGGAACTTAACGCCCAATTTGTAAGAAGTCGCTTGGATACAATCACTACGGAACTTGCCTATCTGGAACATAAAATTGAAACTTACAAGAAACTGAATAACATTCCAGAACCCACACTGTATGCCAAGGTTGCCATGACAGGAAAACAAGAATTAGAAAGTGTGATTTTAGAAATTGAAGCACGTATAAAAATGATGGATTATGTAGTGGAATATATGCAAAATCCAGAAAATGAATATGCTTCTATTCCTGCCTTTGAGGGAATAGGAGAGAAATCTATCGCTTTGTATAATCAATTAGTACTTGACCGTGAACGTCTACTACTTGCTTCTGAAAAAGGGAATCCAGCCTTATTGCTTGCCGATAAACAATTGGCAGAACAACGTAAAATGTTGTTGGAAACAATCGCTGCAACTCGAAATAGCATCAAAGCCAGTCTAAATGAACTCAACAAGAAAAATCATATATTCAACAGTCAACTGAGTGAACTGCCCACACAGGAACGAGAATATATTGAGATGAAACGCCAACAGAAAATCAAGGAAACGATTTACCTGTTCCTCATGCAAAAATTACAAGAAAAGAGTTTGATAAACTCTCCAGATGAACAAGCTGGAAGAATAGTGGATGCTGCTTATTGTTCGGCAAAACCCGTTTTTCCCAAGAAATTGATTGTATTGGCAATAGCTTTTATAATAGCTTGCATCCTTTCCTTAATTAGTATTTATTTGAAAGTATTCGTTTTTACAAAAAGATAA
- a CDS encoding polysaccharide biosynthesis/export family protein encodes MKIKTLIFAFTIILLTSCKTTTNNITYFQDLNNQSAVTTGKAVNYTPRIAPDDQLSITVSGMDPNAVATFNIPLASYLAPGETNVTSTPVLHTYLVNSHGEIDFPVLGKLQVGGMTRSELTDMMTKRISAYVKSPIVTIQIRNFKVSVLGEVNKPGTVNVPNERLSILDALGMAGDLTIYGNRTNVLLIRDNNGLKEYHRFDLTSAEMLTSPYYYLQQNDVLYVEPNKARKGNAKYSQNGQFNVSLASTIISALSVLASLGIALLVK; translated from the coding sequence ATGAAGATTAAAACGCTGATATTTGCTTTTACTATTATATTATTGACGTCGTGCAAAACGACGACTAATAACATCACCTATTTTCAGGATTTGAATAACCAATCGGCAGTTACTACAGGAAAAGCTGTGAATTATACTCCGCGTATAGCTCCCGATGACCAATTATCCATAACTGTATCAGGTATGGACCCTAATGCAGTCGCCACATTCAACATACCACTTGCCAGCTATCTGGCACCTGGAGAAACAAATGTGACCTCCACACCTGTACTTCATACATATCTGGTCAATTCACATGGAGAAATTGACTTTCCAGTATTAGGTAAACTTCAAGTTGGTGGAATGACACGTAGCGAACTTACCGATATGATGACTAAAAGGATTTCTGCCTATGTAAAATCTCCAATTGTTACAATACAAATACGGAACTTTAAAGTCTCTGTATTAGGAGAAGTAAACAAACCAGGAACCGTAAATGTACCTAATGAGCGCTTATCTATACTTGATGCTCTTGGCATGGCAGGTGACTTGACAATTTATGGAAATCGCACCAATGTGCTACTAATTCGCGATAATAATGGACTAAAAGAATATCATCGTTTTGACCTTACTTCTGCAGAAATGCTAACATCTCCTTATTACTATTTGCAGCAAAATGATGTTCTCTATGTAGAACCAAACAAAGCACGAAAAGGAAATGCGAAATATAGTCAAAATGGGCAGTTTAACGTATCATTGGCTTCAACTATAATTAGCGCTTTATCTGTATTAGCATCACTAGGTATCGCATTGTTAGTAAAATAA
- a CDS encoding HU domain-containing protein, with product MIELAQHIETLLLENDCVIVPGLGGFVAHYAPATRVKEENIFLPPTRIIGFNPQLKMNDGLLVQSYMSVYGTNFSDATKMVERKVNELISVLHEEGKVDLPNVGEVRYTIHNTFDFAPYDNKITTPYLYGLDAFEMKELSALGKPQAEKAVSYSMPTVVKEEKRTFAIKINRAYLTNAAAIVAAIVLSFFFSTPIENTEVIEENYAKLLPDELFEKIEKQSLAITPIVVKQNTPTRKSATDKQAGTKKVVAPVAVREVKVGKTPAVASETKVKEEASHSATTTEAPKQNVQPATAKPVIATPKRPYHIIIASVGTEQDAETMAAQLISKGFKGAKAIVGDGKMRVSIESCGTEVEAYQALARIRQDETYKNAWVLKK from the coding sequence ATGATTGAATTGGCACAACATATAGAAACTTTGTTATTGGAAAATGACTGCGTCATTGTTCCGGGTTTGGGAGGATTTGTTGCTCATTATGCTCCGGCTACGAGAGTGAAAGAAGAGAATATTTTCCTGCCTCCTACCCGTATCATCGGTTTTAACCCACAACTGAAGATGAATGACGGTTTGCTGGTTCAATCTTATATGTCTGTATATGGAACCAACTTTTCTGATGCTACCAAGATGGTAGAACGTAAAGTGAATGAATTGATTTCTGTTTTACACGAAGAAGGTAAGGTTGATTTGCCCAATGTTGGCGAAGTACGTTATACGATTCATAACACTTTCGACTTCGCACCATACGATAATAAAATCACAACTCCCTATTTATACGGCTTGGATGCATTTGAAATGAAGGAATTATCTGCTTTGGGAAAGCCACAGGCAGAAAAGGCTGTTTCTTATTCAATGCCTACTGTTGTTAAGGAAGAAAAGCGTACTTTCGCAATCAAAATTAATCGTGCATATCTGACAAATGCTGCTGCAATAGTAGCTGCTATAGTGCTTTCTTTCTTTTTTTCTACTCCGATAGAAAATACAGAAGTGATAGAGGAAAACTATGCAAAATTACTTCCGGATGAATTATTTGAAAAAATAGAAAAACAATCTCTGGCCATTACACCGATTGTTGTAAAGCAGAATACTCCTACACGCAAATCTGCAACAGATAAACAAGCCGGAACTAAGAAAGTTGTAGCTCCTGTTGCTGTCAGAGAAGTTAAGGTTGGCAAAACACCAGCTGTTGCTTCTGAAACAAAAGTGAAGGAAGAAGCCTCCCATTCAGCTACAACGACTGAAGCTCCCAAGCAGAATGTACAGCCTGCTACAGCTAAACCGGTTATTGCAACTCCTAAAAGACCTTATCATATTATCATTGCCAGCGTTGGAACTGAACAAGATGCAGAAACAATGGCTGCTCAGTTGATTTCTAAAGGTTTTAAGGGTGCAAAAGCGATTGTCGGTGATGGTAAAATGCGTGTTAGCATTGAATCTTGCGGGACGGAAGTAGAAGCCTATCAAGCATTGGCTAGAATTCGCCAGGATGAAACATATAAGAATGCTTGGGTTTTGAAGAAGTAG